Within the Miscanthus floridulus cultivar M001 chromosome 2, ASM1932011v1, whole genome shotgun sequence genome, the region GAGCGACAGCTGCAGGCTTCGCCACGGGCTTGTCGACACGAGGCGGAGGTGTGGGAAGCGGCAGCGCAGTCCGTGGTGTGGCCTTAGGAGACCACTCAACAGATGCTGATGAACGGAACGAAGACGTTGCGCCCGCCTGGCTAGCCACCTCCTCCTGCACAAGAGCCATGCAAATAGCAGCATCGAGTGTCTGGGGTCGAGAAACCAGAATCATAGCTTTGAGGTCGGGCCGAAGGCCATCGATAAAGCGCATTGTATAGAACAGGGGATCAGTAGAAGCAGAATAAGATTTGAGGCGATCAATTAACACAGAGAAACGCTCGACATATTCCGAGACCGTAGAAGTTTGCTTGATGTGGAATAATTGACGGATTAGCGCTTCCTTCTGATCACGATCAAATCGATCGTGCAAGGCTTGACAGAAGGCTGTCCAATTTGCAGTGGCTGGGGTGTTTTCGATGGATTCATACCAGTTAGCAGCGGCGCCTTCCACATACATGGTTGCGACGCTAACCCAAAGGGAAGGATCTACGACGTACATAAGGAAGTAACGCTCGCAGCGAGAACGCCAGAGGCGTGGATTTGCGCCATCAAATTTGGAGAATGGAAGTTTAGGAAGACGACCAATTGGATGGGAAAAGTCATGTATGTCGAGCGGGGTTGGATGGCGAGGAGTAGAAATGGGTGGCCGAGGAGGAATGTAAAGCGGCGGGGGTGGGGGGCGCGGTTGATGCGGAGAAGGATGCGGAGGCGGAGGAGGGTACGGTGGCGCCGGTGGACGGTACGGAACTGTGGTGTCGAGCGTGGAtgaaggggaggaggaggagggggaggaggaggctcGGATTGCTTACCCATGACTGGGACGTGAGTCCAGATCGCCCCGGTCCCGAACCCACCATCCCGGTGAGACGATGCCTCGCCATGCCCACTGGGCGCTGAGGAAGAAGCGGCGACGACGGAGGGCCATTGAGGCAAACCGTCGAACACCTTAGAGTCGCGACCTTGGGAGAGCTTCTGCATCTCGAGCCGCAGGTCGTCGACGAGGGCCTCCATCTCGGGCCGCCAAGTACCCAGGTCCGTGGCGGCCACCTCGAGGGCGAAGACTCGGTCGTCGCGGTCGTCGCGGAGGGAATCGATGCGGATGGCCTCCAAATCGGTAACGCGACGGCCGATGGTGTACGCCGTGTCGGCGCTCGCGAGCTCGAGGGAATCGAGGCGCTTATCGACCGCAGCGTCACGGGCGGATCGGCTGAGCTCGAGTTCGGCGAAGCGCCGCTCCCACTGGTCGTTGTGGTCGTCGAAACGACGGCCGAGCTCGTCCTTCGACTTCTGGATCTCCTCCAGGATCAACTTGAGATTCGACTCCATAGCTCCCAGAGAGCGTTGGAGACGGGTAAAGTGGGTATGAGGGGGATCGGGATCCAGGACTCGAACAGaaatctgataccaatttgttagCAACAAGGAATTCGGTAGAAGGAAGAACTGGAATCGGAAGGAAATAGGCTGCAGGAAGTATACGACGAACGACGACGAGTACTCTGATTTAGAACCAATTGTGATTGTTACAGTTCTTCATGCCTCTCTCTTCCCTTACAGCTTACTAATACATTCTCTACACCTGCCACATTGGGCCGACTATCCTTGTATTGGGCCTGCGCACTCTCTTGGGCCTGACAGGCCGAGCGGCCTCCTCTTCAACTCCAGGCGCGGCAGCTTCCAGCACGTCATCCTCCATTGTCACAGGCACAGGCAGGGACCCGCTGCTAACAATCTGCTGGCGAGGCAGTCGGCTGCAGCTGTTTCTCAGCAGAACCAGCTGGTGGAGACGATGCAGAGCCCCGAGTTGTGGTTGCTTCGGGCGATTCACCTGAACCCGTCCTGCCCCAGGTACTGGAAGGCTCTGCTGCAGCAAATGGATGTGTAGCCTTTTGTATCACAGGTATCGTCCAGGCGCATTCTAGCGGGCGATTTATTTGGCTGAGATTGCCCGGACGCTGGCGATAAGTTTGTGACTCGTCGTAAGACTTTGCGTTGGGAACTTGGGATAGTTTGCATCTGCCCTGTGCTCTGTCCTTTCCGAAATGATATTACTGGAGCTTGTGGGATTATTTTGTCGATGTGTCTTTGTTAATTGTTATAACCTTCAGTTTGTAGGAACCAATACACCTGATCTCTTAAGAGTGTTTCTAACCATTGAAGTTGTTGCTAGCTACTCGTTAATTGGTAGTGAGAGCCGGAGAGGCGAAGTTCCAAGTGCGTGTCGCCCATGCACTACTCTAATTAAAGTGCTCCAAAAAAACTCTATTtagggcctgttcgtttggtgGGAACCAACCCTGGATCCATTCATCAGGAATACTTCACTAATTTATACTAGTTTTGATTAGCTGGAACTGGAAGGGTTCCTGGTTGGATTTCACCCAACCGAACGAGCCCTTAATGTGAATCTAGCTCCAGCCTCCCATCGGAAATAAAAGTTCTTACTTTCCATAATAATTTATTAGCTTAAATGAAAGTAATTATGCATTATACAAATATTTTCATAATGATGAATACAGCAATGCTAATCTTGTGTCGCTAGTTGGCTTGGGGTAAACTAAATTTGCCTTTAGGTTAGAGAGCAAATAGGAACTAAATACTTAGGCTATGTCTGAAAGAGCATTTTTCGTAACTGGCTTCACTAGAAAGGTAGAGAAGTTCTTTTTTTATATAACGGAAGACCACGATCATTACATTGAGTTGATACAATAATCTTGAACTTCTAGTCTCTGTATAAATCACACAACCTGAACAAAACAAAAAGAGGCTTTACACTCTCATGACTAACAATCATAAGACTAGATCACCATCTAAGTGTCCTGGAGAAAAAAAGGTTGTAACAGCTCGTGCCAATCGTTGAGATGATGTTGTAACCAAAGCCTATAAGGCATTTTTTTGTAGGATAACCTAAATGTGGAGTCAATGGACAACCAAATGTATCACCTATAAATAAATGGTAATAAACATGCCTCTTTTTAAATATGAAATCATCTGTTAAGGAAAAATCTTTTTCACTTCTAGAGCATTGTAACTAGCTTAACTAGGAAGCTAGAGAATCCATGTTTAGGTGGCTTCATCCAATCACCTATGTAAtattaaaaaaaaacctttgtAGTAGAGCTTTCTCGTGAAGTAACAGAGGCAGGGACTATTCCGGCTAGACGGAGCTTATACAAATTGAACATGTAATCCTAGCTGGATTACTTCCGGGCCTCGGTTCCCTGGGAATCCAACATGTCTTATCATTTGGAGGGTCATTTATGTAAGAATCATTTTATCTTTTCAATCTCCAATAGTTTTTTTATATCTCGTGTGCACTCTAGAGAGTTATTCTCGTATTCTATTTTTTAGCTAGCGAAAAACCCAGGATAGAAGGTGGATATATTTGAATAACTATTTAGAGAAGCTATTGGAGAGcaatttttcaccaaaatctctgaGATACTCTTAATACCCTTCCATATTAATGGAGATAGAGATTTCAGTAAAAAAAATTCTCTTCAAAATGTATAGTGACTGTAATTGTTTTTTCAAAATGTCAAACAAGTTATATAAAAGTCGTTGAAGGGCAAAGAGATATAGACAGCAAATtttattagaataaataatggctTTCCAAAGGAGAAATTAGAGAGTGAATTGTGTATAGAAAAAGAAGAACCTAGCGAGCCCAACCACAGCAAAACACGCCTAGAAACACGTAGCCTCTTTGTCAGTTGTTTAGGCGACGGCGTGGAGCTCTGCAGAATGTCATCCTAATTTCAAGGAGGTGCCCACGTCAGGTCACTTGCAGATCGGCTCTCGCCGCGCTGTTGAGCTGTTCTCCCAGGCCGGTAAAATAATGGAGCCCAAATCCCTCCCACTCAGCCGTCAGCACACGCGGCGCTCCGCCGCTTGCCGGGCTACCGCGGCGCGCCACACGTCCTATGCTCCCGCGCCAGCCTCCGTCGTCTAAACATCACCGCTATCGCGAGCCCGAACGCCTCCTCCGCTCAACAGTCACCCACCGCTTCCAGCATCCAGCCAAGCCCGCGCGCCGCTCACGCTCACGCTCTCAGCGCCTCAGCTCGCCAGGCCCATGTCAGGCGGCGTCGGCCCGACGGCGGGGGGCGGGATCACGCTGCCGTCCATGGGCGCGCCCCCACCGCCGCTGCACCCGACGCCCACCTCGCCCACGGCGCGGCCGCACCACCACTATTACCTCTTCTCCATCAAGCAGCTCAACACGCTGGGCGCGGCGGCCGTGCTCGCCTTCTCCACCACGGTCCCGCTGTCGGAGATCGCCTTCGCGGTGCTCCTCCtcccctacctcctcctcctcgcccggCTCGCCTTCCCGCAGCGCCCGGGCAAGCCCAACCCGGCCGCGCCCGTCTTCCCGGGCGTCGGCGGGCGGCTCCGCCTCGCCGTGCACACCGCGGTGGGGTTCGTCGTCGGCGCCGCGCTCCCGGCGCTCTACATCCTCGACGGCCTCCGGGCCGGGGACACGGCGGGTGTCGCCGCGGCGGCCCCGCACGCGTTCCTCCTCTCCGCGCAGGTGTTCACCGAGGGCATCGCCGCCGCGTGGCCCGGCACGTTCTCGCTCCCCGTCAGGGCCGCCGTGCCCGTGATGTACAGCGCGCGCAGGATGTTCGCGGCGTCCGAGTGGCTGCGCGAGGAGCTGCAGGAGCGCGACGACCTCGGGCGTGGCCCGCCCGTGCCGCCGCGGCGGGTGGTGGCCGGCAGGGCGCTCGCGGCCGCCAACCTGGCGTTCTGGGGGTTGAACCTCTTCGCGTTCCTGCTGCCCTTCTACCTGCCCAGGGCGCTCAGGAGGTACTACCTCGGCAGCGACCATGAGGATGACGGCGGCGCACACGCGCACTTGAAGCAGCAGCAGGGTGAAGGGAAGAAGGATTCGTAGATCAGGCTAAATAGACGTGTGTGATTAGTAGCGGAACAACTACCTGTCTCTGTCTCTGTTCCTTCATTATGTATACCAGTAGTTGTCTTGTTTGATGCATGCCAAACTTTTTTGCTCCATGTTATTACCAGCAGAGCAACGCTTACAAACTAATATCTTCTACTACTATCCACAATTTTATTCAATGAAactatctataatttgttttttttataaaggaTAAAGATCCGGCTTCATCTATGTATGGTAGAATCAGGCCACTTGAAAACACTAACAGAGACCTAATCCGATAAGTAGGTAACCATCCAAATGACCCAAAAAAATATAGCGAGCAGCTTGAAGGAGCATCTCTTGGTCCTCATGACGCTGTAGCTTTGTCCACTGCCGGAGCCAATGCGTCCCCTGAACAgttgtcctgttcgcttggctgataaggcatgactgaaagtatcgttggctgatttattatgagagaaaaatactgttcgttggctgaaaaagtatctGCAAGAAAATTCGTTTCTTGTGATCCAAATGATCCAGCACAATGCTGCTGCAGCAGTTAATAACGATAGATTATGTTTGCTCCCCAAGTTACACCATGGATTAGTCATGTATGTTAATTGGTCTTGGAATACCAAACAATAAGTGGAAATTAGCATATGCACATTTAAAAACACAGGTGCTGAATAGACTCATTTACATGACAGGATAAACATTTTTTCCCGTTTCAATTCCGTCTAACTAGATTATCTTCAGTCAGAATTACACCTCTTTCCACATAAAAATCTTGTTCTTCATTAACATCTTTGCACGCTGAATTTTCTGTAAAGTTCTCACACCATTATTAACTAACATTGCATACATAGATTTAACTGAGAACTGTCCTGTTGAATGTAGAGACCATTTAAAAACATCTGGGCTATCTTGAAGATTCAATTCCGTTAAAGAGAAAGAAGACACAATTATGTTCCAATCTCTCAAGTTTTGCCCCACCAGGCTTCTCCTCAACATGATATTGAGGGGTGATGTCTGAAAGATATTAGCCACAATGTCTTGCTTCCTACGAACTATGTTAGGGTACTTAAGTTTAGTCTGATTGTCCAATCATCTATCTTTCCAAAATCTAATTTCAGAACCATTCCCTACTTTGAAGTATCCATTGTTTAAAAATTGGTCTTTCACATTCATTAGGCCTTTCCAGAAGTGCAAACCAGTTGCTTTTTTGTTCCTCTCCTAAAGTTTTGTTTCTCACGTATTTGTTCCTcaataagggcctgtttggttccaaataagtcacatacttataagttaaaaagtgaaataagtgattgattttgccaaacaccaccaacttataagtcacccctgcttataagaaataagctggttcacccctgcttaaaacttataagccaccctttttcacgtggggcccacacctttcacttaacaggtatgagcttataagtcatctataaccaaacaggcatgacttataagtcactggttttcagtcacctgacttaataagtcacctgacttatggaaaccaaacagggcctaatgcTCATTATAAACCTTAAACAACCACTTGCTGAGTAAACAtctattttgtaactccaaatgttatAGTCCCAGACCCCCTTGCTGTTTAGGTTGACAAATAATATCCCATTTGACCAATCTATATTTTTCTTGTGTTGGacgttttgccaaatttttttttggatCTGCAATAATTCAAAATTTTGGACACTCCTTTTGATAGTTCAAAAAAAGACATCATAAACATTGGTAAGCTCGAGATCACCGAGTTTATGAGCACTAGACGGCCTCCTACTGTGAGCAGCTTTCCTTTCCAACAACTCAATAATTTCTTCTCAAATATCTCTTCTATGACCTTCCAATCTCTATTGTTTAGTTTCCTAAAGTGCATAGGAATACCCCTGAAGGGGAAATCACCAGTTTTACAACCAAACAGTTGTGAATAGGCCAGTTGTACTCCTTTGCTTTACCAAAGTAAAATATTTCACTTTTGTGGAAATTTATTTTTAACTTTGATAATTGTTCAAAAGCACAAAGTAGAAACTTCATATTTATTGCCTTTTCCATATCATGGCTCATAAAAATGACCGTATCATCCGCATACTGTACAATTGACAAACTATCATCTACTAAATGTGGAATCACCCCTTCAACCTAACCATTATCTTTAGCCCTTGCAATGAGTAGAGCCAGCATGTCTGCCACTGTGTTAAATAGTAATGGAGACAATGGATCGCCTTGCCGTAAGCCCTTCCTTGTTTGGAAGTATGCGCCTTGCTGGTCGTTTACTTTAATTCCTAAGTTGCCCCTTGCTAAAGGAAATCCCATTTTACCTTATCATATGCTTTTTCAAAATCAATCTTGATAATAATACCGTCTTGTTTTTTTGGTATGGAACTCAAGAATTGTCTCGTGTAAAATGACTGCACCCTCCATAATGTTTCTTCCTGGTAAAAGTGATGTTTGTGTCGGTCTTATAATTCGTTGGGTTATGCTTGTTATTCAATTAGTGGCcacttttggatttttttttgaaGCTAACATTTAACAAACATATGGGTCTACATTGTTGAATTTGTGTTGCTTCAATTTTCTTTGGGAGCAATATGATTGTTCCTAAGTTGAGGCTGTGAAGCGGCAAAGATCCCTGATGGAACTCCTGGAACAGAGCCATAAGGTCTTCTTTTATGACACCCCAGAAAAACTCTGCTAGGAAATCATCAGGCCCCGGAGCTTTATTATGCTCCATTTGAAAAATAGCTGTTCGCACCTCACTTTCATGGAACTGTTGAGTTAGGATCTCATTTTCTACTGGGAAGACTTGGGGGATATCTTCTCTTTGTGATTCATCTAGCGTCACAGTACTCTGTTCTGATGGGCCAAATAGGTTTTTGTAGTATGTAGTAATGTATTTCTTAAGATCGCTATCACGAACTACTCTACTTCCATCTTCCAACTGGAAGATACGAGTTTTTCGATGTTTCCCATTTGCCACCAGATGGTAAAATTTAGTATTCGCATCTGCCTCTAAAAGGTTTTTGACCTTTGCCCTTTGATATCATTTCAATTCTTCTTCCCCCAAGAGGCTCGCCAGCCTTTCATTAAGGACATGTTTCAGGTTGATCTCAGCAGCCTCTAACGTTATTGACTCGGCCTTTTTATCTAGCTCATCTAGTTTATTTAGTAATGCCATTTTTTTCTTCCTTATAAGCGCCACTTATGTATTTTTCCCATCCCCTAAGGTATTGGCACACCTTCCTGATTTTTGTTTGCCACCTCTGTAGCGGTATGCCATCTGTGTATGTGGTTTGCCAAATATTGCTAACCACCTCTATGGAACCATTCGACAGAAACCATCCCAGCTCAAATTTGAACTGTGGTTGGTAAGCATTGGATGAGCTTCTAGTATTTAAGAAAGGGAATATGGTATGATATTTCTCTATTTAGGGCAGTTAGAGTGGTATGTGGAAACTTGGACTCAAAGTTGATACATACGAGTACTCTGTCAAGTTTCTCCAATGTCCGGCTTTGAAGGTGATTAGACCAAGCAATTTCCTCCTGACAATGCGATCTCATGGAAATTAAAGGCATCAGTAATTGCATTGAATAAAAAAGGTCATCTATGATTATAATTGTCattatttttctcccaaggtCCAAGGATGATGTTAAAGTCACCACCTAGAATAATAGGTAAGGTTTGCTTTGAACACATCTGTACTACCTCCATCAAAAACCTTTCTTTATGTTCTTGTTGTGCAGGCCCATAGACCTACACCAAATTCCATTTGAAGTCGTCCTCTCTATTCTTAGTTTAAAACGCACTAGAAATTCGCCCTCCTCAATCTCTCCTATATCATACGTCAAAAGATTAACCCCATCTACCATGACACCAGAGCGACCTTTCGGAGATTTAAtatgccacaaaaattccttccTAGCACATATATTATTTAGTGTGGATTGTGGGATATTATCCCGTCCGATCTCTGATAAGGCAATAGAATCTAAATTCTTTTCCTTAGTTAACTCAGAAAAGAAATTTGTATTTTTTTGGGTCCCCAAACGCATTTCAATTCCAAAATACACCTTCATTTAAACTGATTCTGTTGTCTTCACTTAAACTGAATTTGTGATATAGTAGAGTGTAGATCACTAAGATCACACCCCTCATCACTGAAACACTCTGTTAACTCGCTACAAAAATTGTTTAAAACTTCCAAATTTAAGACATCATCAACTGAGCATTCTGTACTAGCATCCCCATCATCTTTGCATTGAACTGTGTTGTTCAAAGACAATTCATGCAATCTGCTAGCTTCCTCATTTTTTAAATACTGAAAAGAACTAGCAACTTGCTTACAATCTGATCCTAACGAAATGCCTAAACTAGCAGCCATTTCGAGTAAATCACAGTTATCAAAACTTGTAAAAGAAGGATTTGCTAGAAGGTTACCTTTAGGTTTCGGAACATCCAAATTTTTGGTGGCTTTAAGCTTTGTCGCTTTCTCCATTGAATCTTGACCACAGTGACAACATTCCGCTTGCTGGCTCTTACCGGCGACAAAGTCTCAGTAGCAGGTGCTTGCCCATGCATAGCCGTGTCACTTATTAGGAAAGAACTGGCAAAATAAGTATGATCACAATCACGAGAGATACTACTTTATGTGGAAACTTCTCTGGAAATCAAGACAGGAATACACAAAGGTAATCTTCACTATTCAATATATCTGGAGGTCTACAAACTCAATGAATTTACAATGAGTGGTAACTCGATCCAAACGGATTACAAGAAGAAGAGGAATTGAAACGCAGAAGAGTTCTCCTAATTGTGTTACACATCACCATTAAACTTTCCCCGGTTTATATAGTCGTCAGCATACAACGGCCCAAAACATGAGTGGCTGGAAAGCAACTACGCATGCAGCCATTAAGCAGGCATGTATGCATGCAACCAGAAAACGTCTATGCCAATTTGGTAGAAGCAAATTTAGACTATCGTCCATGTGTAAGCACATGAAAGATCCTTTAGGAATTCGGAGCATAAATCAACAAACTCTACCTTGAGACCAATTCCTTTCTTGTGAAGAATCACCATCAAAATCCTTCAATGTTAACAATCACCATGCACCCAAAAATAATCCCATGGACTAAACGGTAACACCAATTAAActtgagcaaagctcaaacttaTTAGTAGGAATAGTCATCATGATGACTGTAGGATTTTTatgagtactaatcttgcatGCTTTGATATCACCTTGGGCTATAACACCTCGAATGTAGTGATATgtaacatcaatatgctttgttctctcatggaacatttGATCCTTTGTAAGGCATATAGCACTCTTACTATCACAAAATATAGTGGTACAAAATTTATCACCACAGAGCTCATTGTACAAACCTCTCAACCAAATAGCTTCATTGCATGCCTCAGAAATGGCCATATACTCTGCTTCAATTGTAGATAAGCAGCTGTAGCTTGTAAACTTGCTTTCCAACTAACAGCACATCCACCAATGGTGAATACATAACCTGTGAGTGACCTTCTTTTATCCAAATCACCAACATAATCAGAGTCCACATAACCAACAAGTCCAATTTTAGATTTTCCAAAATTGTAGACATGCATTTGATGTGCCATGCAAATATTTGAAAATCCCTTGGACAACTTTCCAATGCTTTTTACCTGGTaacaagatcctaacatatgggtatgttaagcctcaggatCAAAGGTTCCTGACCGAGAGATAGGGCCTTaggtgcgctcgcatgcacctTCTGGCTAAGGATAGGGCTGAGCCAGAGCACACCTTCTGCCTTTGCTCGGGGTTCGGGGGCTCGCCCGAGCCTCAGGCTCCTGATTGATGGAAGTCTAAACCCGATCCTTGGCCGCCTCCTGGCCTTCAACGTAAGCCAAGGCCCGGGCCTGAGATAGGCGCCCGAGCCTCCAAGACTCGAGGGCTCCCCAGCGCTACCCAACAGGCGCGGTGTTGTCAACCACTCCTCTGACAGGGTCACGCACGGGATGTGACGCAAGAAGACAAATCCCTCCGCTGGCTCCAAGGGCTCttgggcccgctcgtcagccccTCAAGCCAGCTGCCTTCACCGCCAAGAAGCCTCTAGAAGGCGCACCTGGTGGAGGCCGGTCTAAGCCAAAAGAACCTGACACTCAGCGTGTTAGAACAGAGGAGCCGGACGACGCCTAGAGCTCCTTTGGCTCCATGACAACGTCAAGGTCCATCCACGTCGCTGCAAGATCCTCCTGGACTTCGGCACAcgtagaccataggctcaactcccccaaaccgccatgtacccgacctacctCGATATATAAGGGAAGGTCGGATCCTAGAGGGGGGGAGGATGATTCCAAATAGATCATTCCTATCCTCACCGAATAGCTCGAGCTCTGCACTGAGAGTAGAGCCACCCTGAGAGGAGTACGGAGAGCTCCTCCCCCACTtcgatcgtcttcctcctctctgacgAGGGGGAGACCTCAccgatgatgaggctcaaggatCAACACCGAGCaatcccctaccaaatctctctcttgcactctattgtaaccccccgattttgggtgctcttgaataCAAGGATCATctgctgctggacgtagggccctgatagcccaaactaggataaaccgttgcgttcTCTCTGTGTtctttgtgttcttgagtccacccgagctaTCGGAGACACACACTTAGTGACACCTGgcaaacaacaatgcttgccatggTTTCAACCCTGCGACAGCTGGATTGGCCATGTATCTACTAACAACACTCAATGCATGAGATAAATccggacgagagcaaaccatggcatacataaGAGAACCAACTACACTTGAGTATGGAACTTTAGACATGTACTCCACATCTTTATCTGACTATGGACATAAAGCTGTACTCAATGGCTTAGCTTCATGCATAT harbors:
- the LOC136528069 gene encoding uncharacterized protein, translating into MSGGVGPTAGGGITLPSMGAPPPPLHPTPTSPTARPHHHYYLFSIKQLNTLGAAAVLAFSTTVPLSEIAFAVLLLPYLLLLARLAFPQRPGKPNPAAPVFPGVGGRLRLAVHTAVGFVVGAALPALYILDGLRAGDTAGVAAAAPHAFLLSAQVFTEGIAAAWPGTFSLPVRAAVPVMYSARRMFAASEWLREELQERDDLGRGPPVPPRRVVAGRALAAANLAFWGLNLFAFLLPFYLPRALRRYYLGSDHEDDGGAHAHLKQQQGEGKKDS